Proteins found in one Choristoneura fumiferana chromosome 16, NRCan_CFum_1, whole genome shotgun sequence genomic segment:
- the LOC141436144 gene encoding organic cation transporter protein-like produces the protein MSFNEDGIEKIIGRFGKYQVWILILVTIGRYPAEFQLVNVLFLVPGVDYVCKDDDALNMTNHCPCQLPEYDQSTIVSSVTTEWNLICSRSWMASLAQSVIQVGLIAGSLVFGHISDRYGRKIAVVLSLFLEAVFVTISAFVTEYWMFLVIRFLIGTALGGTMLCCFVLLVELSGRTMRPYIMGLCEIPYVSGYLLLPIIAYFIRDWRPLQLVTGVPWLLTFFYYWMLPESPRWLITVGRKKEAIELLTFIAKKNKRSTENIETIVNDVEKESLSTNKNKHGTYMDLFKTPKIRQYTIISALVWMCCSHTFFGINQYIGRLQGNLYLNVIVSAASHAPGVVIVVVATLYLKRKVTVIASFAIAGTSFIVFILIPNHLQWVTLMFAIIGQMGVYTAFMQIYMYSSEMFPTVVRNSALGFSSVFARVGGFVAPYVVNIGIEWASILIFSAGAFSAAILCCFFPETKGVVLSNAIDQIEDKRKMLSGKDTVVSKK, from the exons ATGTCTTTTAACGAGGACGGCATAGAAAAAATTATAGGAAGATTTGGAAAGTACCAGGTTTGGATCCTCATTCTAGTGACAATAGGACGATACCCTGCTGAGTTTCAGCTTGTGAATGTGTTGTTCCTCGTCCCTGGGGTCGACTATGTGTGTAAAGACGATGACGCGCTTAACATGACCAACCACTGCCCGTGTCAGCTGCCGGAGTACGACCAAAGCACCATAGTCAGCTCGGTGACCACCGAGTGGAACCTTATATGCAGCAGAAGCTGGATGGCAAGTTTGGCGCAATCCGTCATTCAGGTGGGCTTGATAGCAGGAAGTCTTGTGTTCGGGCACATCTCAGATCG ATATGGACGTAAAATCGCTGTTGTGCTGTCGCTGTTTCTTGAAGCAGTCTTTGTCACAATTTCAGCGTTTGTGACTGAATATTGGATGTTCCTGGTCATTCGCTTCCTAATCGGCACTGCGCTCGGCGGAACGATGCTTTGCTGTTTCGTCCTCCTGGTCGAACTGAGCGGGAGAACAATGAGGCCCTATATCATGGGGCTGTGTGAGATCCCCTATGTCTCTGGCTATCTCTTGCTGCCAATCATAGCGTATTTTATCCGGGATTGGAGGCCTCTGCAACTGGTGACGGGGGTACCTTGGCTTCTTACCTTCTTCTACTACTGGATGCTACCAGAGTCTCCGCGGTGGTTAATAACAGTTGGAAGAAAAAAGGAAGCTATTGAGCTTCTTACATTCATCGCAAAAAA AAACAAACGTTCGACAGAGAATATCGAAACAATAGTGAATGACGTCGAAAAAGAATCCTTAAGTACAAATAAGAACAAACACGGCACTTACATGGATTTGTTTAAAACGCCAAAAATAAGACAGTACACAATAATATCAGCACTCGTTTGGATGTGCTGTTCCCACACATTTTTCGGAATAAACCAGTACATAGGTCGCCTGCAGGGTAATTTGTACTTAAATGTGATCGTTTCCGCAGCTAGTCATGCCCCGGGTGTGGTGATAGTTGTAGTAGCAACTTTATACTTGAAGAGAAAGGTGACCGTAATTGCAAGTTTTGCTATAGCCGGTACGTCTTTTATAGTGTTCATATTAATCCCCAACCACTTGCAGTGGGTGACTTTAATGTTCGCTATTATAGGGCAAATGGGTGTTTACACGGCTTTTATGCAAATATACATGTATTCATCTGAAATGTTTCCAACTGTGGTACGGAATTCGGCCTTGGGTTTCTCGTCGGTGTTTGCGAGAGTCGGCGGATTCGTCGCGCCCTATGTCGTCAACATTGGAATTGAATGGGcctcaattttaatatttagtgCAGGCGCGTTCAGTGCAGCgattttgtgttgttttttccCAGAAACTAAGGGGGTAGTTTTGTCGAATGCGATCGATCAGATAGAagacaaaagaaaaatgttaTCGGGGAAAGATACCGTGGTCTCaaaaaaatag